The following proteins are co-located in the Deinococcus metallilatus genome:
- the ilvN gene encoding acetolactate synthase small subunit, whose amino-acid sequence MTAPTSQDHPQRDHLVSALVRDEPRVLTRITSLFGRRGYNIRSLSVGSTEHPGVSRMTFVVTGDRGVVEQAMRQLEKLHDVIKIIDHSLEKYVDRELVLVKVAITPESRVEVRQIAEDFRARIVDVGRHALTFEVTGDEGKITAFIEQMRSFGILETMRTGRIALTRGSNADIPSHVYHGGETETLRPAVEGIEPREERARGVPNLF is encoded by the coding sequence ATGACCGCCCCCACCTCACAGGATCACCCCCAACGTGACCACCTCGTTTCCGCCCTGGTCCGCGACGAGCCGCGCGTGCTGACCCGCATCACGTCCCTCTTCGGGCGGCGCGGGTACAACATCAGGAGCCTCTCGGTCGGCTCCACGGAGCATCCCGGCGTGAGCCGCATGACCTTTGTCGTGACCGGCGACCGCGGCGTGGTCGAACAGGCGATGCGGCAACTGGAAAAGCTGCACGATGTCATCAAGATCATCGACCACAGCCTCGAAAAGTACGTGGACCGTGAACTGGTGCTGGTCAAGGTGGCGATCACGCCCGAGAGCCGCGTCGAGGTCCGCCAGATCGCGGAGGACTTCCGCGCCCGCATCGTGGACGTGGGCCGCCACGCCCTCACCTTTGAGGTCACCGGCGACGAGGGCAAGATCACCGCCTTTATCGAGCAGATGCGCTCCTTCGGAATTCTGGAAACCATGCGGACGGGCCGCATCGCCCTCACACGCGGTTCCAACGCCGACATTCCCAGCCACGTCTACCACGGGGGCGAAACCGAGACGCTCCGGCCCGCCGTGGAGGGCATCGAACCGCGCGAGGAGAGGGCGCGGGGGGTGCCGAATCTGTTTTAG